A stretch of Onychomys torridus chromosome 2, mOncTor1.1, whole genome shotgun sequence DNA encodes these proteins:
- the Ccdc30 gene encoding coiled-coil domain-containing protein 30 isoform X2 gives MKDQEASKVQDFNEILKMNQENIKVFDSDLSEDQEKLQQLASAFVTIQKSLRVDNEEFQKSKSELLCLYKEIQSLPRTEGREQFLIAYNLLQRENSELETKVLKFSQELEQLEHCPVGDRTANLMTSDCHGEELVSKVPLLEGEVLSPSEEGQAPRSELGESKQEEMPEESVKAATFPRERQEEPQQNRDSGGPEQLLAIEPREVGRLGEELSLQSQSCGDSSDDISTQVGAADTCSGSGPSD, from the exons ATATTGAAAATGAaccaagaaaatattaaagtatttGACAGTGACTTGTCAGAAGATCAAGAGAAGCTACAGCAGCTGGCGTCTGCTTTTGTTACTATTCAGAAGTCCTTGAGAGTGGATAATGAG gaaTTCCAAAAATCAAAGTCAGAACTCCTGTGCCTTTATAAGGAAATTCAAAGTCTTCCAAGGACTGAGGGCAGAGAGCAGTTTTTAATAGCATATAACCTGCTACAAAGAGAGAATTCTGAATTAGAAACCAAG GTCTTAAAGTTCTCACAAGAATTGGAACAGTTAGAACATTGCCCTGTAGGGGACAGAACTGCCAATTTAATGACAAGTGACTGCCACGGTGAAGAGCTGGTGTCTAAAGTGCCACTTTTGGAAGGAGAGGTTCTGAGCCCAAGTGAAGAAGGACAGGCACCCCG TTCTGAATTAGGAGAAAGTAAGCAGGAGGAAATGCCAGAGGAGTCAGTGAAGGCGGCCACTTTTccaagagagaggcaggaggagccccAGCAGAATCGAGACTCAGGAGGCCCTGAACAGCTGTTGGCCATCGAGCCCAGAGAAGTTGGGAGGCTTGGAGAAGAGCTGAgcctccagtctcagagctgtggGGATAGTTCAGATGACATTAGCACCCAGGTAGGTGCTGCAGACACTTGCTCTGGGTCTGGGCCCTCTGACTAG